GAGAAAGGATGCTCTTTCCAGACTTATCCCTTTGACTGGAGAGATGCGGCCTCGAGCCTGGAAGCAGCATATAGGTGCCGTTCTGAAAACATTGCTGCCATTTTTCACCTGCCTTCAAAAATATATCCGGATTATAATAAAAAGATAGTAGAAACCAATAAAAAGGAAGGCTTTAAATGTATATATTTCTCCTCTCCTATATCCGGGTTGAATACTATTGATTTTGATATTTCTGCCTGTCTAAGTAAACTTTTTAAAAGATTTCAACACATAGGAATTTCAAGAATTTGTGCTGTAGCTAATGATTTGCCTCATCATCTACCTGAAAAACTTATTAAAAGAGAGGTAAAAGTAACTGCAAAAAAATCGCGAGTTAAGGTTCTTGCTTCCTTTGATATTTTAAGAACAGGTACTAATATAAAATCAGTAGCTTTGAAGTGCAAACAACTCAGCCCGGATATTATTCTTTCCTTCAACCATGAATTCACTCTCTTTGCAGTACAAAATCATCTTAAAGTTACAGGTGATA
This genomic interval from bacterium contains the following:
- a CDS encoding GntR family transcriptional regulator produces the protein MKPNFIPLKEQIYLYLKKQISCGKFMDKLPPERKLAVELAVGRPALRSAIQTLVRDGSLISIQGKGNIIRSNLACLSSVGMTMPTEGMRVWEEYIDSLSSGLKEKGCSFQTYPFDWRDAASSLEAAYRCRSENIAAIFHLPSKIYPDYNKKIVETNKKEGFKCIYFSSPISGLNTIDFDISACLSKLFKRFQHIGISRICAVANDLPHHLPEKLIKREVKVTAKKSRVKVLASFDILRTGTNIKSVALKCKQLSPDIILSFNHEFTLFAVQNHLKVTGDSDMIFETHPAYLTGIPYISYNRSELGEKTIGELFKIISNPKRKSSHFSVGSCVRTIGKD